A region of Candidatus Curtissbacteria bacterium DNA encodes the following proteins:
- a CDS encoding ATP-dependent Clp protease ATP-binding subunit — MDLPANYFSYHFSYALPNFIKTRPAHLASVAEFFNIASLTKNLFSPYRRMTSTTQKTTLTDRISFNLISRGIGAIIRLIFIAIGIFAIAIFFIYEIVASLLYILPIFSLPGYLKLKSERVLETDLQNSQKIIEKLKKSSFFETIVLFFDENFKKILESPPPQEIVSALKKSSVENVMLYLSKSWPNLKSYLESINVNEQEFTTLATYIDKLQKTHEHAKPAPIGQLLSYGYTNTLDKYGTELTNKYFPHLDPKVEIIDQIVKIINRPQNNNVLLIGEVGVGRHSVVETLASQIKRQQIPSLKGKRIILLDTIALLGSTQNMVDIKSNFENVLTEAKNAGNVILAINQIDRVASPLEERIDLTEVVTTVLTDNSLPIIGIATPEDFNQFIRPNGAILKLFEKIDIEEPEKENVESILIGKAMDFYKQHNVATTLPAILEIIEKSASLVQDTYQPEKSIVILQDAIALAKETKKKQVDVETVDKIISAKTKIPLGKITEGETEKLKDLEGFLHKRIVGQNEAISVIAKAMRRARTGIEKDHKTIGSFLFLGPTGVGKTETAKALAETYFGKESKMIRLDMTEFGQMDSVNRLIGDVPTKTQGQLTSLVHQNPFGLLLLDEFEKASREIQNLFLQILDEGKLTDAFEKKTSFENIIVIATSNAAAEFIREEISKGLSEGLSEKLIDYILSQGMFSPELINRFDAVVVYHPLTPKEVEQVSKLMLTKLAMEVKDNKNITLEITDELAKVVAQKGYNPEFGARPINRLIQDKIEDGIAKMLIAGTIKNGDKIPAVTLLGFL, encoded by the coding sequence ATGGATCTGCCTGCAAATTATTTCTCTTATCACTTCTCCTATGCTCTACCAAACTTTATAAAAACTCGCCCTGCTCACCTTGCTTCCGTTGCCGAGTTTTTTAATATCGCAAGTCTCACCAAAAACCTCTTCTCACCCTACCGCAGAATGACCTCAACAACCCAAAAAACCACGCTCACAGACAGAATTTCTTTTAACCTGATTTCTCGAGGAATTGGCGCAATAATAAGGCTAATTTTCATCGCGATTGGAATTTTTGCAATTGCAATATTCTTTATATACGAAATTGTAGCTTCGCTTCTATATATATTGCCTATTTTCTCTCTGCCCGGTTATTTAAAACTAAAGAGTGAAAGAGTTTTGGAAACCGATCTACAAAATTCCCAAAAAATTATTGAGAAACTTAAAAAATCATCGTTTTTTGAGACGATCGTCCTATTTTTCGATGAAAACTTCAAAAAAATTCTTGAATCTCCCCCACCCCAGGAAATTGTCAGCGCTTTGAAAAAAAGCTCGGTAGAAAACGTTATGCTCTACCTTTCAAAAAGCTGGCCAAACCTCAAATCATACTTGGAAAGCATCAACGTAAACGAGCAGGAATTTACGACGCTTGCAACTTATATCGACAAACTCCAAAAAACTCACGAACACGCAAAACCCGCGCCTATTGGCCAGCTTCTAAGCTACGGTTATACAAATACTTTGGACAAATACGGCACAGAACTGACAAATAAATACTTCCCACACCTTGATCCTAAAGTCGAAATCATCGACCAAATCGTAAAGATAATTAATAGGCCTCAGAACAATAATGTTCTCCTGATTGGAGAAGTCGGCGTTGGTAGACACAGCGTCGTTGAAACCCTTGCTTCGCAAATCAAAAGACAACAAATCCCAAGCCTTAAAGGAAAACGAATAATTCTTCTGGACACGATCGCCCTCCTTGGCTCTACTCAAAACATGGTTGACATAAAATCTAACTTCGAAAACGTACTTACGGAAGCCAAAAACGCTGGAAATGTAATTCTGGCAATTAACCAAATAGACCGCGTCGCATCTCCGCTCGAAGAAAGAATAGATCTTACAGAAGTAGTAACTACAGTCTTAACCGACAATTCCCTACCCATAATAGGAATCGCTACACCCGAAGATTTTAATCAGTTCATTCGGCCAAACGGCGCAATTCTTAAACTTTTCGAGAAAATAGACATCGAAGAGCCGGAAAAAGAGAACGTCGAAAGTATATTAATTGGAAAAGCGATGGATTTTTACAAGCAGCATAATGTTGCAACAACCCTTCCCGCAATTTTGGAAATTATCGAAAAAAGCGCCTCGCTTGTACAAGATACATATCAACCAGAAAAATCGATTGTAATTCTCCAGGACGCAATTGCTCTTGCCAAAGAAACTAAGAAAAAACAAGTCGATGTGGAAACTGTAGACAAAATAATTTCGGCAAAAACGAAAATTCCTCTTGGAAAAATCACAGAAGGTGAAACCGAAAAACTAAAAGATCTCGAAGGTTTCTTGCACAAAAGAATCGTTGGACAAAATGAGGCGATTAGTGTCATCGCGAAAGCCATGCGCAGAGCAAGAACCGGTATCGAAAAAGATCACAAAACGATCGGCTCCTTCTTATTTTTAGGACCAACGGGAGTCGGAAAAACTGAAACCGCAAAGGCGCTAGCAGAAACCTATTTCGGCAAAGAAAGCAAAATGATTAGGCTCGACATGACAGAATTCGGGCAAATGGACAGCGTAAACCGCCTTATTGGCGACGTCCCTACCAAAACTCAAGGGCAATTAACATCTCTTGTTCATCAAAATCCTTTTGGGCTTCTTTTACTGGACGAGTTTGAAAAAGCGAGCCGTGAAATTCAAAACCTTTTCTTGCAGATTCTCGACGAAGGTAAATTAACGGATGCCTTTGAGAAGAAAACGAGTTTCGAAAACATAATCGTCATCGCGACCAGTAACGCCGCGGCAGAATTTATCAGGGAAGAAATCTCAAAAGGCTTAAGCGAAGGACTATCCGAAAAACTTATCGACTACATTCTTTCTCAGGGAATGTTCAGCCCCGAGCTCATTAATAGATTCGACGCGGTTGTCGTTTATCACCCATTAACTCCAAAAGAAGTAGAGCAAGTTTCAAAGCTAATGCTCACAAAGCTTGCCATGGAAGTCAAAGACAATAAAAATATCACTTTAGAAATAACAGATGAACTCGCCAAAGTTGTTGCTCAAAAAGGCTACAATCCAGAATTTGGTGCGCGTCCAATCAACAGACTCATTCAAGACAAAATCGAAGACGGAATCGCGAAGATGCTAATCGCGGGCACAATCAAAAACGGCGACAAAATTCCAGCAGTAACGTTACTTGGCTTTCTCTAA
- a CDS encoding L,D-transpeptidase, producing the protein MRRALAAIFFCLLFLFPLSTVHAQIYTNEKLITVDLGSQTLRAWQDGKIVHQTKVSTGMNLTPTVKGNFRVTRKIAMHDMRGPSPYKNIYPSGKYHIKNVPNSLYFYQAYAIHGAYWHNNFGRRASHGCVNVPLASAQWLFDWAGTGTLVSVF; encoded by the coding sequence ATGCGAAGAGCTTTAGCTGCCATCTTCTTCTGTCTGTTGTTTTTATTTCCTCTTTCTACTGTCCACGCGCAAATTTACACGAACGAGAAATTGATAACGGTGGATCTCGGTTCGCAAACGCTCAGAGCTTGGCAAGACGGAAAAATTGTCCACCAGACGAAGGTATCAACGGGTATGAATTTAACTCCTACAGTGAAAGGGAACTTTAGAGTGACTAGGAAAATTGCGATGCATGACATGAGAGGGCCTTCACCATATAAAAACATTTATCCTTCCGGTAAATACCACATTAAAAATGTACCGAACTCACTTTATTTCTACCAGGCTTACGCCATTCATGGGGCGTACTGGCACAATAATTTTGGCAGGCGCGCCAGTCATGGTTGCGTGAACGTTCCGCTCGCTTCTGCCCAATGGCTTTTTGATTGGGCGGGTACCGGAACGCTGGTATCAGTTTTTTAG